In the Acropora muricata isolate sample 2 chromosome 1, ASM3666990v1, whole genome shotgun sequence genome, one interval contains:
- the LOC136918450 gene encoding lysophosphatidic acid receptor 1-A-like: protein MANHSQQQNATSFFPLFSASECIAWLSVFAMEAVAIVTLNTLTIIVYLKERSLRKRSIYLVINQAFADTFVGASVFIDFWTLGIYCELWTINPLSIPFAVVIKVLWSVFGTASIINLAAISLERTHATFRPFKHRLIKKKIFGAAVAIVWITAGLISTSLVLALFELHIFPFLQYSGILFCLLVIVVSYSSMAIKIVCGSQPHHHGGSRRERKLTKTLFIVTVASLLLTLPIIILRIYKLVEHPALLMIWGRTYIWLDYSLLLLFGGNTLVNPVLYTFRMPEFKRTLFSFFNCRS from the coding sequence atggctaatcactccCAGCAACAAAACGCAACTTCATTTTTTCCGTTGTTTTCtgcatctgagtgcattgcTTGGCTATCAGTGTTTGCcatggaggctgttgctatAGTTACATTAAATAcccttacaatcattgtttacctgaaagagcgcagtcttcgcaagcgcagcatttacctggtgatcaaccaagcTTTTGCTGATACGTTTGTTGGGGCCAGCGTCTTCATTGATTTTTGGACTTTGGGAATATATTGTGAGCTCTGGACGATCAATCCTTTAAGCATCCCGTTTGCTGTTGTTATCAAGGTTCTATGGAGCGTCTTTGGCACAGCATCAATAATTAACCTGGcagctatttctttggagcggacgcacgcaacgtttcgtccatttAAGCATCGCCTTATAAAGAAGAAAATCTTTGGAGCCGCtgttgctattgtttggattacagctgggcTCATTTCAACAAGCTTGGTCTTAGCACTTTTTGAACTACACATCTTTCCTTTCTTACAATATTCAGGtatcttgttttgccttttagtTATCGTTGTTTCTTACTCGTCTATGGCTATTAAAATTGTCTGTGGAAGTCAACCTCACCACCACGGTGGAAGCcgtagagaaagaaaactgaccaagacgctgttcattgtgacagttgcaTCTTTACTTTTGACGCTGCCAATCATTATTTTGCGGATATATAAGTTAGTTGAACACCCTGCATTACTAATGATTTGGGGTAGAACATATATCTGGTTAGATTATTCTCTCCTGTTACTATTTGGTGGAAACACTCTTGTAAATCCAGTTCTTTACACATTTAGAATGCCTGAGTTCAAAAGaactctattttcttttttcaactgtaGATCCTAG